A region of the Bacteroidota bacterium genome:
GCTCGGAAAACTGAGGGAAGAACTCAGGTAGGAAGTTCACCATTCCGCAGACGACAACGAAGATCTGGTTCAATGAATACGAGCACAGTTCGGCATTGTAAACCGACCCCATTGTCGTGGTTCCTTCTTGAGGTGAACTGTAGCTTGTTCTGAAAATCAAAGAGCCAAAACCACCGTGAGCGAATTCCGAAAGTTGCTTCCCATATACATTGTCATAGAAGCCAGGTGCGATTTCTTCGAACATCGTTCGAAACCGTACCCTTCTCTTGAGCACATGGTCTGAAAGCAGCTCCTTATGTTTTGAGAAGTAGCGGAGCTGAATTAGGACTTCGTACATGTTCCTGACAAGAGACACTGCTTCAAAGTAGTATCCATTCGCCAGCAGTAACGCGGCCGCCCTTAGGGTGTATGGGTAACGGAGCAACTGATGATGGGCAAAAGCATGAAATGCCCCCTCATGGGATTCTGTTGATTCTGGCTTACCTGTGAAGTATGCGGATTGAAAAAGTAAGTCTACAAACTCCGGATACTTTTGGACCCAGCCTCGGAGGTGCTCTTCGGTCTGACCCCGTGTCTGCTCCTCAGTATGCAACAGATACTTGAAACTCATGAGATTCTGGTCCATATCTCGCCTTCTATCGGAAGAGAAAAATGGCAGCTAACGTTTAGCAAGCACGCAACGGCGCACTCAATGTTCTTTCTTTTCTGACATAAAAGTGTGCGCCGTTGAGTGAACACAATTATGTCGAGCGAGCGTGAGCACGTGCGAAAGCCTTAACAGATGTGTGAACGTCGATGCTTGCATTTGTTATGCGACGCGCACGGCGGCACATTGTTCAGGATTCACCAGAGTTGAATCTCTGAAATCGCAACGACCAAGGTAAAACTGCGCTCAAGTTGCACGACACATCCAACCACAGTTCCGCAGCGCGCACACTATCTTCGTACAAACAGGATGTGGGCGCTGCGGAAACGCTTCTATCAACTGCGTGTGGTGCAACTTGCCCTCTTGGTTTTGCGGCGCACACGCAACGCAGCGGGCCTATCTGAGCAAGAGCAATTTCTTCACTGAGACATAGTCGCCCGCCTGAAGACGATAGAAATATGTCCCGCTCGACAGTCCACGTGCATCAAACACCGCTTGGTGAAATCCAGCCAGCCTGTTGCCGTCGAGAAGAGTGAGAGCTTCTCTTCCGAGTACATCGTACACCTTCAATGTCGCGTGACCATCGATGGGAAGATCGTATCTGATGACAGTTGTCGGGTTGAAGGGATTCGGATGATTCTGGTGCAACTTGTAGTCCGTTGGGACTCCGGCAAATGATGGCGAAGATGTTAACTTGGAAAGCTGATTCCCGGGTGAAGCCTGCAGATGCTCATACCGTCCCGTAGTGATCAGGAAGAATGTGCGCTTCATACCGCCAGCAACGTGTGGCGCTGCGAATGTCAGGTCGAGTGCTTGACCCCGTGCGAGTTCTGCGTACCTACTGTCAACGGAAACAAGCTGCTCCGTGACATCGCCTGCTAGACTGTGCATTGCCTTCTCGGGCCGGAGTTCTCTTGTCGTCACGCGGACCGGAACCTTGACGGCGAGGTTCAGGTAATCCAGTTTGACAGATGATGACCACATAAGCTGCACGTTGGTGGTATCAAACACCGTGAAGGGTATATACACGAGCGACGGGTTGTGCCTGAAGTATGCACCCAGAATTTGTGATATCGAACCCTGTCCACCGTTCGAACTGAAGAGAAGGGGCCTGCCAATGGCATCCGTCTCCTCTTCTTCACCGCTGCCGCCACCTTCGATGCCACCCTCTTCGTCGTCGCCCATCGGAGAATCGGAGTTGGTAATTGGATCACCAAACTCAGGCTGCAGACCCGAGCCGCCAGAAAACCGCTTGAAGCCAAAGTCCACCATGTCGCCGGGAGACGTGTTGACCACAAGAGAATCGAACGATATTAGTTCTCTCACAACATCACGGTCTCGATGTCGGGCACGATGCAGATTGAACGGTTTGATATAAGGAATCACAGTTCCATCGTCCTTCATCGTAACTGTAATCGGAGTGGGATGGTCAACGGCAACCAAAGTGAAATTGTCGAAGCGAGAGTAGTCTTCAGCGTCCTCACGAATCTGGAGCAGGTATTTGCCGTCACTCGCAACCGGTGGCTTCATCAGGCGATATACATCCAGAACATCAATGCCTGAATTCTCGAGTTCAAGCGATTGGGGTAGAATGTTGTTGTCCTCGACGAACTCGTCACCGTTCCAGGTAAAGACGAATGGACATGATGGCGGGAGAGGGTCGCCTGTTGTGAAACTCCAAACGGTTGACCAAGCACTCGTGCCATACGGGCTTGTTGCATTCAAACGCCAGTAATATGTTGTCGACGTGTTCAACGATGCGTAATGGTTCGTGGCTGTCAACCCTGACACATCAACAACCGGACTGCTAAAATCACTGTTGTCATCAATCTGAAGCCTGTAGGTCGAGGCACCGATGACATAATCCCATGTAAATGTTGCTGGAACCGGAACTCCTGTCGCTCCGTTTGTCGGAGTTAGGAGAAGGGGAGAACGTGGTGCGGGTGTAGTGGAAGGAAGTGACATTGCATAAATGTCATACAAGCTCCCTTGCGTTCCCATGAACTGCGCAAGCCTCTCCCCATCATAAAGCGACCACGTTCTACTTACATGCGCGTGCTGAGCAGACGGAGCAACAACGAAAGGTGATTGCCAATTACCGTTGCGATAGTACAGCGCAATAACACCATCCGCAGGGGACTGCCAACTCAGTGTTAAATCATTGGAAAACGTTAACCGATAGTGAGAAAGAGATGCACCAGTCGGGATGCGTGTGGTGCCGGGCGGATTAGGGAATGTTGTAACTGAGGACATTGTTCCGTTTTGCGCAACAGTTCTGAACTTGACGCTGCCGTTTGTAATAAACTTGTAATTCCATGCGATGCAGGCATCGCCGGAGTAGTTCCCAACAACAGTCGGACGTGCATTGGTCGTGAGGCCCGAATTATCAGCAATACTATACACCTGAGTCCAAGAGTTGGTGCCATTTTGGT
Encoded here:
- a CDS encoding S8 family serine peptidase, which gives rise to MSFPEPVDVIQTLQALNELPEVEYAEPPIQIVHDLTPNDLHLNGNQWYLPKIQAEQAWDVTTGSASIRIALIERGVAPHDDLYGKLAAGEGGYSGDHGVKVAGVAGAATNNSFGVASLGWNSLLVPMNSANGTDIASDTRNAADPNLEHRANVINCSFKTVWVNANNTYYSYNYSSMQAAVEDAQAWGRLVVASAGNGPQDANDLDVVPYTQWPAAYAGVLAVSATNSADQFPSGYNYGNHVDVSGPAIDIRTLNLSNGYASVNGTSFSAPLTSAIAALIWSVNPSLTATDVANAITSQADDLGPAGWDDHYGHGRINAFKSVRQTFQSQTLTISSYQPTPGGVLFNTNTLGGTVSYIGNKSSSSGGPFYSHGSFPSAPVWMSMADIDIQTGLPYVNTTPYYWTVHGWNSTAGTTAPSAVSGPVAAFHLKSTSPSATGNNNQQKIARAYPGQQRHFMVFESGGDIYLSKSTNGGSTWLPELLVSQGNGQYANPSIEDIYYSFFEGPTHESYIVWEENPVGANGYRIWSRRRNNLNDTWGPITLLHENLTSRPAAALPTISGYYVFWRSPSGILWTHVQDYFHTAYSVPGTDANSNSPSVDLHVFTSGTAHLTWEQTGSGIRYSRGTVDQNGTNSWTQVYSIADNSGLTTNARPTVVGNYSGDACIAWNYKFITNGSVKFRTVAQNGTMSSVTTFPNPPGTTRIPTGASLSHYRLTFSNDLTLSWQSPADGVIALYYRNGNWQSPFVVAPSAQHAHVSRTWSLYDGERLAQFMGTQGSLYDIYAMSLPSTTPAPRSPLLLTPTNGATGVPVPATFTWDYVIGASTYRLQIDDNSDFSSPVVDVSGLTATNHYASLNTSTTYYWRLNATSPYGTSAWSTVWSFTTGDPLPPSCPFVFTWNGDEFVEDNNILPQSLELENSGIDVLDVYRLMKPPVASDGKYLLQIREDAEDYSRFDNFTLVAVDHPTPITVTMKDDGTVIPYIKPFNLHRARHRDRDVVRELISFDSLVVNTSPGDMVDFGFKRFSGGSGLQPEFGDPITNSDSPMGDDEEGGIEGGGSGEEEETDAIGRPLLFSSNGGQGSISQILGAYFRHNPSLVYIPFTVFDTTNVQLMWSSSVKLDYLNLAVKVPVRVTTRELRPEKAMHSLAGDVTEQLVSVDSRYAELARGQALDLTFAAPHVAGGMKRTFFLITTGRYEHLQASPGNQLSKLTSSPSFAGVPTDYKLHQNHPNPFNPTTVIRYDLPIDGHATLKVYDVLGREALTLLDGNRLAGFHQAVFDARGLSSGTYFYRLQAGDYVSVKKLLLLR